CGACGAACTGGCCGCCTTCTCCCAGTTCGCGTCTGACCTCGACGCTGCCACCCAGCAGCAGCTGGCCCGCGGTAAGCGTCTCCGCGAGATCCTGAAGCAGCCCCAGTTCAGCCCCCTGATCCTGGCTGAGCAAGTCGCCGTCGTTTACGCCGGCGTCAAGGGCCTGATCGACGAAGTTCCCGTTGAGTCCGTCGTTCAGTTCTGCCGCGAACTCCGCGAGTACCTGAAGACGAACAAGCCTGAGTTCATCACCAAGATCCAGACCGAGAAGGTCCTCAGCGAAGACGCCGAGGCCACGCTCAAGGCCGCCATCAACGAAGTGAAGTCTTCGATGCTGGCTGCGGCCTGATCCCTGACGGTTACCCCGGAGAGTCCAATCCATGGCCAACCTGAAGGAGATCCGCGACAGGATCAGTTCCGTCAAAAACACCCGGAAGATCACCGAGGCCATGCGCCTCGTGGCAGCCGCCAAGGTCCGCCGGGCCCAGGAACAGGTTCTGCGTAGCCGTCCGTTCGCCGATCGTCTTGCTCGCGTTCTGGAGAATCTTCAGACCCGCATGCAGTTCGAGACCGCCGACGCACCGCTGCTCGAGAACCGCGACGTCCGCACGATCACCCTGCTCGCCGTTACCGGTGACCGGGGTCTGTGCGGCGGCTACAACGCCAACATCATCAAGCGAACCGAACAGCGTCACGCTGAGCTGAAGTCTCAGGGCTATGACGTGGATCTGGTGTTGATCGGCGGCAAAGTCGCCTCCTACTTCCAGAACCGCGCCAGCCAGTACACGATTCGCGCCACCTTTACGGGGCTCGAACAGGTTCCGAGTGCTGCCGAAGCCGGCAAGATCGCCGACGAGGTGCTTGCCGAATTCCTCTCGGCCTCGACCGATCGCGTGGAGATCATCTTCACCAAGTTCATCAACCTGGTGAGCTCCAAGCCCGTCTCCCAGACGCTGCTGCCCCTGGATCCCCAGGGCATCGCCAGCGCGGACGACGAGATCTTCCGTCTCACCACCCGTGACGGTCAACTCGGCGTCGAAACCGGCACGGTCAACAATGACCAGCCTTCCCTGCCCTCTGATCTGGTCTTCGAACAGAGCCCTGATCAGCTGCTGAACGCCCTGCTGCCTCTGTATCTGCAGAACCAGCTGCTGCGTTCGCTGCAGGAAGCGGCCGCTTCCGAGCTCGCTAGCCGGATGACCGCCATGAACAACGCCAGCGATAACGCCAAGGCCCTCGCGAAGTCCCTCACCCTGGACTACAACAAGGCCCGCCAGGCTGCCATTACCCAGGAGATCCTGGAAGTGGTTGGTGGCGCCGCCGCCATGGCCTGAGCGTTCTTGCTCAGCTTTCTTAAGCCCTCCCTATGGGGAGGGCTTTTTTTGTAGCCGGTGTCCGGCATCGCAGGATGACTAGAGCGCCTGCGCGTCATGACGCTTTCCCTGCAACCGCTGTTTCCGTTGGCGCTGGCCACGGCGCAGCTGCCCTTGGATCCGATGGATTCTGTCCTGTTGCTCCAGGACGTTTTGGCGTTGCGCGGCGAGGACAGCGGTAACCCCAATCCGGGCTGTGCCTGGACCGGTGACATCAACGGCATCTGGCAGGTGCACCAGCTCCCCGCTTTTGCGGCCATCAGTGAGCTGGTGCGGCGGCACGCCTGGGAGTACCTCACGCAGCTCGGTTTCCAGTGCGATCAAGTCGCCCTTCATATCCAGCGGGCCTGGCCCGTCGTCAGTGAACCCGGGCAGGTGGTTGGGCGGCACCACCATCCCAATGCGCACCTGAGCGCCATCGTCTATCTCAACGGGGATGGCTCAGGCCGCAGTGGTTGCCTGCGGCTTTACCCCGCTACCCAAAGCAATGAATTGGTGCCGGGTCTGGCCGTGGGCCATGGCGGGCCCCTCGACGGTGCGATCAGCTGGAATGCGCCCCATTTCGACCTGGCCCCCCGGGCTGGACTGCTGGTTCTCTTCCCGGCGGCGACCGACCACGCCGTGACGGCTAATGAGGATGACGACGACCTTCGGGTCTCCTTGGCCTTTGATTTGGCCCTCAGCGCACCCCTAGGCGGGGCTCCCCCCGAATACCTGGCCCCGCACCCGCAGCAGTGGACCCCCCTCGGCGGGCCGTGATCCTGGACAATGGGGAGCTTCTGGACTGAGCAGCTCCATCCATGGGCGAGACCTACACCGTTGTCTGTGAACTCAACGGCGCTAGCCACAGCTTCAGCTGCGCCGCCGACCAGACCGTTCTCGCTGCTGCTGAAGCCGCCGGCGTTCCCGTCCCCAGCTCCTGCTGCTCCGGTGTCTGCACGACCTGTGCGGCCGTCGTCAAAGAGGGTTCCGTGCATCAACCCGACGCCATGGGCGTCAAGGCAGAGCTCCAGGAGCAGGGCTTCGCGCTGCTCTGTGTGGCCTTCCCCCGCAGCGACCTCAAGGTGGTCGCCGGCCAGGAGGATGCCCTCTACGAAGCCCAGTTCGGTCAGTACCAAAAGTGAGCCCGGGGCTCTCTGGTTTTCGCTCCCTGGCGCTCACGCTCGTCTGTGAACCCGGCCCGCTGCTGCCCCAGATCGAGGCTGCGCTCCGGACCCATGGCGTGCCCCTGCGCTGGGCGATTACCGAGGCGACCTGTCTGCCCAATGGCGGGCGCCAGCTGACCCTCGAAGCGATGGTTCACCAGCCCGCCCTGCTCGTATGACCCGTTCTGGGGAGCCCCTGCCCACCTTGATGGTTTTGCCCACGGGCATCGGCTGTGAGGTGGGTGGCTACGCCGGTGATGCGGTGCCCGCCGCTCGGCTGTTGGCGGCCGCCAGTGGCTGTCTGATCACCCACCCCAATGTGATGAATGGGGCCTCGCTTTATTGGAGTGACTCCCGCATTCACTACGTCGAGGGATCGAGCCTCGATCGTTTTGCGGCTGGAGAACTGGCGCTCGAACCGGTGCGCTCCCAGCGCATCGGTCTGCTGCTGGATACCGGCATCGAGGAGGACTTGCGCCTCCGGCACCTGCAGGTCGCCGACGGTTGCCGGGCCAGCCTGGGCCTCACGCTTGGCCCTGTTGAGACCACAGCCGCGCCCATCGGCGTGAGCCTGAGCCAAGGGGAGAGTGGCGCGAGCTGGGGCCAACTGGAGCGCCCTGATGTCCTGCTCGCGGCTGGAGAGCGCCTGCGGGATGCCGGTGCCACCGCGATTGCCGTCGTTGCCCGTTTCCCCGATGATCCCGATAGCGAGGCCCTGACGGCTTACCGCCAAGGGGGCGGCGTCGATGCCTTGGCTGGTGCGGAGGCCGTCATCAGCCACTGGCTCAGCCGTCAACTGAACCTGCCTTGCGCCCATGCCCCAGCCCTGAGCCCCCTAGAGATTGACCCCCAGTTGGATCCTCGGGCGGCTGGAGAAGAGCTGGGCTACACCTTTTTGCCCTGTGTCCTCGTGGGCTTGAGCCGGGCTCCGGCGCTCTGGCCCGCGGCCGAGGCCCCTGCGGGATCGATTCGGCCCGATCAGATTGGTGCCGTGGTGGCCCCGGCTGGTGCCCTGGGGGGGGCGGCGGTGTTGGCCTGCGCGGAGCGCGGAGTTCCGGTGATCGCCGTGGAGAACCCATGCGTCCTGTCGGTCACGTCCGAGGCCTTGGGGATCGAGGTGCTCCCGGCGTCCAGTTACAGCGAGGCGGCGGGCTTGCTGCTGGCCCTGCGGGAGGGGATCAACCCTGAAGCCCTGCAGCGTCCCTTGGGGCGGCTCGGCTGATGGCTGGCTTTGGCTCCTCCGCTGAGCCCTGTCCCTGCGGGGGGGAGTGCTACGCCACCTGTTGTGAGCCATTTCACCTGGGTACGGCACGGCCTGAGACCGCCGAGCAGTTGATGCGTTCGCGCTACAGCGCCTTCAGCAGGAACCTGATCGATTACTTGATCGAGACCCACCCCTCCCCAGAGCCCATGGCCGAGCGTCGCCAAGCCCTGAAGGCGAGCAACCGCGGCGTGCGCTGGACTCGGCTGCGGATCAGCGCCAGGGAGGCTGGGGGGGCGACCGACCTCAGCGGCACGGTGACCTTTGAGGCCCACTACCGCCAATCCGGCCAGACGCATGTCCTGCGGGAGTGCTCCCGTTTTGGCCGCGAGGGTGAGGATCTAGTCGGCCGTTGGCTCTATCTGGCGGCTGAGGGTTAATGGCTTCCTCTCATTAGAAGCAGCGAAAAAAGCCCCCGTCCGTCAACGGGGGCCGCCTGCTCTTCGGTGCCCCCTCCCTGCGGGCTTGGATCTCTTTGCTTCTGCGCCTAGCCATCCCCCAAGCCCCAAATGGGGGCAATCCAGCCGCTGACGGCCGTGTCCCCATTTGGGGGCGATTCAGCCTCAGATGATCGCAAGAGCTCAGTCATGACGGGGCTGATCAGCTCTGGTTATCGCTGTGATCGCCAGAGGCGATCGCCAAAAGGGTTCCCAGTTCTTGGTCGATGCCCATAAGTTCAGTTGCAACAGCCCAACAGGGCCGTTTTGCATCCCCGCTCTGACGGCTAGTCCGTTGAGCCTTTCTTTCCCGTACTCATGACGACCACCATCCAGCAGCGCCAAGGCGCTTCTGCGTGGAACCAGTTCTGCGAGTGGGTCACCAGCACCGACAACCGCCTCTATGTGGGTTGGTTCGGCGTTCTGATGATTCCCTGCCTGCTGGCCGCCACCATCTGCTTCATCGTTGCGTTCATCGCAGCACCCCCCGTCGACATCGACGGCATCCGTGAGCCTGTTGCTGGCTCCCTGATCTACGGAAACAACATCATCTCTGGTGCTGTTATCCCCTCCAGCAACGCCATCGGCCTGCACTTCTATCCCATCTGGGAAGCCGCCAGCCTCGACGAGTGGCTGTACAACGGCGGTCCTTTCCAGCTGGTTGTTTTCCACTTCCTCATCGGCATCTACGCCTACATGGGTCGTGAGTGGGAACTCTCCTACCGCCTCGGCATGCGCCCCTGGATCTGCGTTGCTTACAGCGCACCCGTGGCTGCTGCTTCCGCAGTGTTCCTGGTGTATCCCTTCGGTCAGGGCTCCTTCTCGGACGCCATGCCCCTGGGCATCTCCGGCACCTTCAACTACATGCTGGTGTTCCAGGCTGAGCACAACATCCTGATGCACCCCTTCCACATGCTTGGTGTGGCTGGTGTGTTCGGTGGTTCCCTGTTCTCCGCCATGCACGGCTCCCTGGTGACCTCCTCCCTGGTGCGTGAAACCACCGAGAGCGAGTCCCAGAACTACGGCTACAAGTTCGGCCAAGAGGAAGAGACCTACAACATCGTGGCTGCCCACGGTTACTTCGGTCGCCTGATCTTCCAATACGCCTCCTTCAACAACAGCCGCAGCCTGCACTTCTTCCTGGCTGCCTGGCCTGTGGTTGGTATCTGGTTCACCGCCCTGGGCGTTAGCACCATGGCGTTCAACCTGAACGGCTTCAACTTCAACCAGTCGATCCTGGATTCCCAGGGTCGTGTGCTGAACACCTGGGCTGACGTGCTGAACCGCGCCAACCTCGGTATGGAAGTGATGCACGAGCGCAACGCTCACAACTTCCCCCTCGACCTGGCTGCTGCTGAGTCCACCCCCGTGGCTCTGACTGCTCCCGCCATCGGCTGAGGCTGAACCCCAAGATTCAGCTTCTTCTCGAACTTCGAGGAGTGTTGAATCAAAAGCCCCCGCGAAAGCGGGGGCTTTTTGTTGCTTGGGCTTGCAGTTGTGAGGTCACCGGAGCCATAACCGCCGAGGAGATGTCCGAGAACATTCCGCCGTTGTCCGAGCAGGGGAGACTTATCCGACCCCCCGACCCAATCCCCTTGGCACCAAGAAGAAGGCCGCTGAACGAGTGAAGTCCATAAAAAATCCCCCCGGGCAGGCGTCCGAGGGGATGGACTGACGTTTCGATGCCAGCTTCATTCAATCTTCCTGAGCAGAAAACCCCCATATGGGGTCAATGATGTGGAGTCGCGAGTAGTTGATCACCCAGGTCGGGCACAATCAGAAAAGCGACTGACGCGTTTAGCAAGAACAAGGCGAGGCTCGTGCTATTGTGTAACAACTTGTAAGTGAGAACGAATGTTCACGATCGAGAAGGCTGCTCAGATATTCCCAGAGACGAAGACCGCTGATGTTATTCCCGCTATTACTGCTCGATATCAGCTTTTAAGTGCCGAAGACCAGCTGGCGCTGATCTGGTTTGCATACACAGAGATGGGTAAAACCATCACTGTTGCAGCACCTGGGGCCGCGCGCATGCAGTTTTGCCAGCTCGCTCTCAAGGAGATCTCTGAGATGTCTCCTGATCAGCAGAGCAAGGTCATGTGCGACTTGGCGACCAAGGTGGACATGCCGATTGGCCGTCAATATGCCAACTGGTCGATCAACGTCAAACTCGGCTTCTGGTACGAGCTTGGCGAGCTAATGAGAAAAGGTGCTGTCGCGGGTATACCGCAAGGCTACAAGCTTTCTGCTAACGCAAACTCGGTCCTTGAATCCCTTAAGAAGGTCGAGCAAGGGCAGCAGATCAGTATTCTCAGAAACTTTGTTGTTGATATGGGCTTCGATCCTGCTAAGGACGAAGACAACCTTGCTAGCGAGCCAGAGGTGATCCCTACACCTCAATCAGAACGTCAGCAAATTTTCATTCCCGGTGTGCTCAACCAAACGGTTTTGAGTTACATGGAGCTTCTCAACTCGAATGACTTCGATGCTCTTATTGAGTTGTTCCTGCCCGACGGCGCACTGCAGCCTCCGTTTCAGAGGCCAATTATTGGTAAAGAAGCAATCCTTAAGTTCTTCAAGAGAGACTGCCAAAATCTAAAGCTTATGCCCCAAGGTGGTTTTGGTGAGCCTGCAGAGTCTGGCTTTAACCAGATCAAGGTCACGGGAAAAGTGCAGACACCGTGGTTCGGCAGTGAAGTCGGCATGAACGTCGCTTGGCGCTTCTTGCTCGATGAAAATGACAAGATCTACTTCGTTGCCATTGATCTTCTGGCCAATCCAGCCGAACTCCTAAAGCTGGGCAAGCGTTGAAATCGGTTCAACGAAGCACGACCGGTCTCTTTCATGCCATGGCAATCCTATTGCCATGGCTGGGCGTTGCGATCGTGACTATCAACGTAGAGCCTGTTAAAGCCAGTGTTGGGCTGACTTTGTTGCTGATTTGCGCGAAGTGCTATCTGAATACTGGCCTTTTTATCGTTGCGCATGACAGCATGCACGGCACTCTTTCTCCAAGTTGGCCTCGCATCAACAAGGTAATTGGTGCTGCGGCTTTGTTCCTCTATGCAGGACTAAGCTATTCATCCTGCAAGCGC
This DNA window, taken from Synechococcus sp. LTW-R, encodes the following:
- a CDS encoding orange carotenoid-binding protein, coding for MFTIEKAAQIFPETKTADVIPAITARYQLLSAEDQLALIWFAYTEMGKTITVAAPGAARMQFCQLALKEISEMSPDQQSKVMCDLATKVDMPIGRQYANWSINVKLGFWYELGELMRKGAVAGIPQGYKLSANANSVLESLKKVEQGQQISILRNFVVDMGFDPAKDEDNLASEPEVIPTPQSERQQIFIPGVLNQTVLSYMELLNSNDFDALIELFLPDGALQPPFQRPIIGKEAILKFFKRDCQNLKLMPQGGFGEPAESGFNQIKVTGKVQTPWFGSEVGMNVAWRFLLDENDKIYFVAIDLLANPAELLKLGKR
- the psbA gene encoding photosystem II q(b) protein, producing MTTTIQQRQGASAWNQFCEWVTSTDNRLYVGWFGVLMIPCLLAATICFIVAFIAAPPVDIDGIREPVAGSLIYGNNIISGAVIPSSNAIGLHFYPIWEAASLDEWLYNGGPFQLVVFHFLIGIYAYMGREWELSYRLGMRPWICVAYSAPVAAASAVFLVYPFGQGSFSDAMPLGISGTFNYMLVFQAEHNILMHPFHMLGVAGVFGGSLFSAMHGSLVTSSLVRETTESESQNYGYKFGQEEETYNIVAAHGYFGRLIFQYASFNNSRSLHFFLAAWPVVGIWFTALGVSTMAFNLNGFNFNQSILDSQGRVLNTWADVLNRANLGMEVMHERNAHNFPLDLAAAESTPVALTAPAIG
- a CDS encoding putative 2OG-Fe(II) oxygenase yields the protein MTLSLQPLFPLALATAQLPLDPMDSVLLLQDVLALRGEDSGNPNPGCAWTGDINGIWQVHQLPAFAAISELVRRHAWEYLTQLGFQCDQVALHIQRAWPVVSEPGQVVGRHHHPNAHLSAIVYLNGDGSGRSGCLRLYPATQSNELVPGLAVGHGGPLDGAISWNAPHFDLAPRAGLLVLFPAATDHAVTANEDDDDLRVSLAFDLALSAPLGGAPPEYLAPHPQQWTPLGGP
- a CDS encoding F0F1 ATP synthase subunit gamma encodes the protein MANLKEIRDRISSVKNTRKITEAMRLVAAAKVRRAQEQVLRSRPFADRLARVLENLQTRMQFETADAPLLENRDVRTITLLAVTGDRGLCGGYNANIIKRTEQRHAELKSQGYDVDLVLIGGKVASYFQNRASQYTIRATFTGLEQVPSAAEAGKIADEVLAEFLSASTDRVEIIFTKFINLVSSKPVSQTLLPLDPQGIASADDEIFRLTTRDGQLGVETGTVNNDQPSLPSDLVFEQSPDQLLNALLPLYLQNQLLRSLQEAAASELASRMTAMNNASDNAKALAKSLTLDYNKARQAAITQEILEVVGGAAAMA
- a CDS encoding 2Fe-2S iron-sulfur cluster-binding protein, giving the protein MGETYTVVCELNGASHSFSCAADQTVLAAAEAAGVPVPSSCCSGVCTTCAAVVKEGSVHQPDAMGVKAELQEQGFALLCVAFPRSDLKVVAGQEDALYEAQFGQYQK
- a CDS encoding YchJ family protein, producing MAGFGSSAEPCPCGGECYATCCEPFHLGTARPETAEQLMRSRYSAFSRNLIDYLIETHPSPEPMAERRQALKASNRGVRWTRLRISAREAGGATDLSGTVTFEAHYRQSGQTHVLRECSRFGREGEDLVGRWLYLAAEG
- a CDS encoding DUF3326 domain-containing protein; translated protein: MTRSGEPLPTLMVLPTGIGCEVGGYAGDAVPAARLLAAASGCLITHPNVMNGASLYWSDSRIHYVEGSSLDRFAAGELALEPVRSQRIGLLLDTGIEEDLRLRHLQVADGCRASLGLTLGPVETTAAPIGVSLSQGESGASWGQLERPDVLLAAGERLRDAGATAIAVVARFPDDPDSEALTAYRQGGGVDALAGAEAVISHWLSRQLNLPCAHAPALSPLEIDPQLDPRAAGEELGYTFLPCVLVGLSRAPALWPAAEAPAGSIRPDQIGAVVAPAGALGGAAVLACAERGVPVIAVENPCVLSVTSEALGIEVLPASSYSEAAGLLLALREGINPEALQRPLGRLG